The following coding sequences lie in one Xylocopa sonorina isolate GNS202 chromosome 15, iyXylSono1_principal, whole genome shotgun sequence genomic window:
- the LOC143430711 gene encoding transcription factor E2F3, with translation MPRVRRQVVLEDPARPVTPDMVDTKLLKTEFLDDGSLDEVQAQKVAEETPSPHLQDHQYGQTPCYQVTRKPTQPPPRTEQISVQAVKRRLNLEMGTTGPSQSAFKAPRGKRRRSGSSSLAGHTPTKSKTVERTRYDTSLSLLTKKFINLVENSQDGVVDLNVASEKLEVQKRRIYDITNVLEGIGILEKKSKNNIQWKGGQLPNDRNDIADLRREVADLEAKENTLDRLIHGADKNLRELCADRQYAYVTYHDLRSVPMYKDQAIMAVKAPPEATLHVPQPINNLGQQKLQMHMRSSHGEIEVFLCPDDPTVKTSPNPGYTTTQPVPSSNESEIPCLPPELLANGGSGVRVEPVPSVENSLNTRLCTPVISTITSLAGMRDALLCESDDYGPMGGGKFQLQTEDQISTPDLSILDFGEHLLSLEPPLSESDYSFSLGTEEGLSDLFDFKF, from the exons ATGCCTCGAGTAAGGAGACAAGTAGTCTTGGAAGATCCTGCCAGGCCTGTCACACCGGACATGGTGGACACCAAGTTGT TAAAGACAGAATTTTTGGACGATGGCTCGTTGGATGAGGTACAAGCACAAAAAGTGGCAGAAGAAACGCCAAGTCCACATCTTCAAGACCACCAGTATGGACAAACACCTTGTTATCAAGTGACAAGGAAACCTACACAACCACCACCACGAACTGAA CAAATATCAGTTCAGGCGGTGAAACGAAGACTGAATTTGGAGATGGGAACCACAGGTCCCAGCCAATCCGCCTTTAAGGCTCCTAGAGGTAAACGCAGGAGATCTGGTTCAAGTTCTCTGGCTGGCCACACACCAACAAAAA GTAAAACAGTAGAAAGGACGCGGTATGATACATCACTGAGCTTACTTACGAAAAAGTTCATAAACTTAGTTGAGAACAGTCAGGATGGTGTTGTAGATTTAAACGTAGCGTCTGAAAAGTTAGAGGTACAGAAACGTCGTATATACGATATTACGAACGTGTTGGAAGGCATAGGTATATTGGAGAAGAAAAGTAAAAACAATATACAATGGAA AGGTGGCCAGTTACCAAACGATAGGAACGATATTGCAGATCTCAGAAGGGAGGTGGCAGACTTAGAAGCTAAGGAAAACACGTTGGATCGATTGATTCATGGTGCAGACAAAAACCTTAGAGAACTCTGCGCAGACAGACAATACGCTTATGTAACGTATCACGATTTACGTTCTGTCCCAATGTACAAAGACCAGGCTATAATGGCGGTAAAAGCTCCACCAGAAGCCACTCTTCATGTTCCACAACCTATCAATAATCTTGGCCAACAAAAG CTTCAAATGCATATGAGGTCATCTCATGGTGAAATAGAGGTGTTCCTTTGTCCTGACGATCCTACAGTTAAAACGTCTCCCAATCCCGGTTACACGACGACGCAACCTGTGCCTTCGTCAAACGAATCCGAAATACCCTGTCTACCTCCCGAGCTGCTGGCCAACGGAGGAAGCGGGGTCCGGGTCGAACCAGTACCTTCTGTCGAGAATTCGTTGAATACTCGTTTGTGTACACCGGTTATATCAACAATTACCAGTTTAGCAGGCATGAGGGACGCCCTTTTGTGCGAATCTGACGATTACGGACCAATGGGCGGTGGCAAATTCCAACTCCAAACGGAGGATCAAATTAGCACTCCAG ATCTAAGTATTCTCGATTTCGGAGAACACCTGCTGTCCCTGGAACCGCCTCTTTCTGAAAGCGACTATTCATTCTCGTTAGGCACGGAAGAGGGGCTTTCGGATCTCTTTGATTTCAAATTCTAA
- the Mf gene encoding myofilin isoform X2 translates to MDARFRSNLDMIGRNEPITRKAKFWQSYVRALKGTDDIRAPEHTHRPRSIFRSDYPELHSTSWPFGKSIFENPLHAADRINVPGYRYLPVHREIYGYSPRQIYPHQYKPVERFTPAKPFDPEQAWADHLNRLADIDRMYPSKSPLLARHISPPLSTKRLFDIHGNLITDYDYLPSLFPSLLRKKPLFDLLEPSPMAPVSAFTRDPWWYPSYAPYIPSYAARSTPFYLRDSYLSPIKRSYLWSRHPIRPFAHVY, encoded by the exons ATGGACGCGCGCTTCAGAAGCAATCTCGACATGATTGGGCGTAACGAGCCCATCACAAGGAAGGCCAAATTCTGGCAAAGTTATGTACGAGCCTTAAAAG GCACTGATGACATAAGAGCCCCTGAACACACGCACAGACCCCGCAGCATTTTCCGCTCGGATTATCCTGAGCTGCATTCCACCTCGTGGCCATTCGGAAAATCTATCTTTGAAAACCCCCTTCACGCGGCTGATCGCATCAACGTTCCTGGATACAG GTACCTGCCCGTCCACCGTGAGATCTACGGTTACTCACCGAGGCAGATCTACCCGCATCAATACAAACCTGTAGAACGCTTCACCCCCG CGAAACCGTTCGACCCTGAACAAGCTTGGGCCGATCATCTGAATCGCTTGGCAGACATCGACAGAATGTATCCAAGCAAATCGCCTTTGCTGGCCCGGCACATAAGCCCACCGCTCAGTACGAAACGATTGTTCGATATTCACG GTAATCTGATTACCGATTACGATTACTTGCCATCGTTGTTCCCCTCGTTACTTCGTAAGAAGCCACTGTTCGACCTTCTCGAGCCATCACCAATGGCGCCGGTCAGTGCTTTCACCAGGGACCCGTGGTGGTACCCCAGCTACGCTCCCTATATACCGAGTTACGCTGCGAGAAGCACCCCGTTCTATCTGAGGGACAGTTACCTTAGCCCTATTAAACGTAGCTACCTGTGGAGCCGACATCCAATCAGGCCTTTCG CTCACGTCTACTGA
- the Mrg15 gene encoding mortality factor 4-like, with the protein MPPKCKFQEGEKVLCFHGPLIYEAKCLKSSITKEKQIKYFIHYAGWNKNWDEWVPESRVLKYNEANVQRQREVQRAHSNQQSAQKNKKGSTSSKTQGRRSEGGREKDADSRSSTPVATVEKGINRFSKGTSSSMTPSSSHEPTSDAPRKKRSRLEPSGETEEYLTKVEVKIKIPEELKFVLIDESEVILKHHKLPALPVKNTVDKILDDYVESKSLGKSDSVRESTLEITKGIREYFNISLGLQLLYKWERPQFIQIMNDNPETLPSQLYGAFHLLRLFVRLGGMLSYTTLDERSIQLLLSHFHDFLQYLQKNNTELFNLQQDYADSPPDYHRKYA; encoded by the exons ATGCCACCTAAGTGTAAATTTCAAGAAG GGGagaaagtgttatgttttcacgGGCCATTAATTTATGAAGCGAAATGTCTAAAGTCCTCCATTACTAAAGAGAAACAGATTAAATATTTCATTCATTATGCCGGCTGGAATAAGAA TTGGGACGAGTGGGTTCCGGAAAGCAGAGTGCTCAAGTACAATGAGGCAAATGTACAAAGGCAAAGAGAGGTTCAGAGAGCGCATTCGAATCAACAATCTGCACAGAAAAACAAAAAGGGCAGTACTTCGTCTAAAACACAAGGACGCAGAAGCGAAGGTGGACGAGAAAAGGATGCTGATAGCAGATCGAGTACCCCTGTCGCAACTGTCGAAAAAGGTATTAATCGTTTCAGCAAAGGTACTAGCAGTAGCATGACACCTTCGTCATCCCACGAGCCAACCTCAGACGCTCCACGTAAAAAACGCAG CCGGCTAGAGCCATCTGGTGAAACGGAGGAATATCTTACTAAAGTAGAAGTTAAAATTAAGATACCGGAAGAGTTGAAATTTGTGCTTATAGATGaatcagaagtaatattgaaacATCATAAATTACCTGCGTTGCCTGTAAAAAATACAGTTGACAAGATCTTGGATGACTATGTTGAATCAAAGTCATTGGGGAAAAGTGATTCAGTCAG AGAAAGTACATTAGAAATAACTAAAGGTATTCGTgaatatttcaatatttcactAGGTTTACAATTATTGTATAAGTGGGAACGACCACAGTTTATTCAAATTATGAATGACAATCCTGAGACACTGCCCAGCCAACTATATGGTGCATTTCATTTGCTAAGGCTATTTG TGAGACTTGGAGGAATGTTGTCATACACTACATTAGATGAAAGAAGCATACAGCTGTTACTGTCACATTTTCACGATTTTTTACAATACTTACAGAAAAATAACACAGAACTTTTTAATCTACAACAAGATTACGCAGACTCGCCACCAGATTATCACAGGAAATACGCCTAA
- the LOC143430600 gene encoding serine/threonine-protein phosphatase PP1-beta catalytic subunit isoform X1 — protein MAEVELNVDNLIQRLLEVYHTQKDQVQKKAKLKDIFSSDFVVRGCRPGKTVLMSEGEVRGLCLKSREIFLQQPILLELEAPLKICGDIHGQYTDLLRLFEYGGFPPEANYLFLGDYVDRGKQSLETICLLLAYKIKYPENFFLLRGNHECASINRIYGFYDECKRRYNIKLWKTFTDCFNCLPIAAIIDEKIFCCHGGLSPDLQNMEQIKRIMRPTDVPDTGLLCDLLWSDPDKEVQGWGENDRGVSFTFGPDVVSKFLNRHDMDLICRAHQVVEDGYEFFAKRQLVTLFSAPNYCGEFDNAGGMMSVDETLMCSFQILKPSEKKAKYQYLSLNTGQATRPSTPQRNPAKKK, from the exons ATGGCGGAAGTCGAGTTGAACGTCGACAACCTGATACAAAGATTGTTGGAAG TATACCACACGCAGAAAGACCAGGTTCAGAAGAAAGCCAAGCTAAAAGATATTTTCTCGTCGGATTTTGTCG TCCGAGGATGCCGGCCAGGAAAGACCGTGTTAATGTCGGAGGGCGAGGTGCGCGGCCTTTGCCTCAAGTCACGGGAGATTTTCCTTCAGCAGCCGATCCTGCTCGAGCTGGAGGCGCCACTTAAAATCTGCGGTGATATCCACGGCCAGTACACCGACTTATTACGACTTTTCGAGTATGGCGGTTTCCCGCCAGAGGCGAACTACTTGTTCCTGGGCGATTACGTGGACAGGGGCAAGCAATCGTTAGAGACGATATGTTTATTGCTCGCGTACAAGATCAAGTACCCGGAGAACTTCTTCCTGCTGCGCGGGAACCACGAGTGTGCGAGCATAAACAGGATATACGGTTTCTACGACGAGTGCAAGAGACGGTACAACATTAAGCTATGGAAAACGTTCACGGATTGCTTCAACTGTTTACCAATCGCCGCGATCATCGACGAGAAAATATTCTGTTGTCATGGAGGACTCAGCCCGGATCTTCAG AACATGGAGCAAATCAAAAGAATTATGCGCCCGACAGATGTACCTGACACTGGCCTTCTCTGCGACTTGTTATGGTCAGATCCAGACAAAGAAGTCCAG GGATGGGGCGAGAACGACAGAGGCGTATCTTTCACATTCGGGCCAGACGTGGTCTCGAAGTTCTTGAATCGCCACGATATGGATTTGATATGCAGGGCGCATCAAGTAGTCGAAGATGGCTACGAGTTCTTTGCGAAGCGGCAGCTGGTTACGCTGTTCTCCGCGCCGAATTATTGCGGGGAGTTCGACAATGCCGGAGGGATGATGAGCGTTGATGAGACTCTAATGTGCAGTTTTCAG ATATTGAAACCGTCAGAGAAGAAAGCTAAATACCAGTACTTAAGTTTGAATACGGGTCAAGCGACGAGACCATCGACACCACAAAGGAATCCAGCCAAAAAGAAATGA
- the LOC143430600 gene encoding serine/threonine-protein phosphatase PP1-beta catalytic subunit isoform X2 — protein MAEVELNVDNLIQRLLEVRGCRPGKTVLMSEGEVRGLCLKSREIFLQQPILLELEAPLKICGDIHGQYTDLLRLFEYGGFPPEANYLFLGDYVDRGKQSLETICLLLAYKIKYPENFFLLRGNHECASINRIYGFYDECKRRYNIKLWKTFTDCFNCLPIAAIIDEKIFCCHGGLSPDLQNMEQIKRIMRPTDVPDTGLLCDLLWSDPDKEVQGWGENDRGVSFTFGPDVVSKFLNRHDMDLICRAHQVVEDGYEFFAKRQLVTLFSAPNYCGEFDNAGGMMSVDETLMCSFQILKPSEKKAKYQYLSLNTGQATRPSTPQRNPAKKK, from the exons ATGGCGGAAGTCGAGTTGAACGTCGACAACCTGATACAAAGATTGTTGGAAG TCCGAGGATGCCGGCCAGGAAAGACCGTGTTAATGTCGGAGGGCGAGGTGCGCGGCCTTTGCCTCAAGTCACGGGAGATTTTCCTTCAGCAGCCGATCCTGCTCGAGCTGGAGGCGCCACTTAAAATCTGCGGTGATATCCACGGCCAGTACACCGACTTATTACGACTTTTCGAGTATGGCGGTTTCCCGCCAGAGGCGAACTACTTGTTCCTGGGCGATTACGTGGACAGGGGCAAGCAATCGTTAGAGACGATATGTTTATTGCTCGCGTACAAGATCAAGTACCCGGAGAACTTCTTCCTGCTGCGCGGGAACCACGAGTGTGCGAGCATAAACAGGATATACGGTTTCTACGACGAGTGCAAGAGACGGTACAACATTAAGCTATGGAAAACGTTCACGGATTGCTTCAACTGTTTACCAATCGCCGCGATCATCGACGAGAAAATATTCTGTTGTCATGGAGGACTCAGCCCGGATCTTCAG AACATGGAGCAAATCAAAAGAATTATGCGCCCGACAGATGTACCTGACACTGGCCTTCTCTGCGACTTGTTATGGTCAGATCCAGACAAAGAAGTCCAG GGATGGGGCGAGAACGACAGAGGCGTATCTTTCACATTCGGGCCAGACGTGGTCTCGAAGTTCTTGAATCGCCACGATATGGATTTGATATGCAGGGCGCATCAAGTAGTCGAAGATGGCTACGAGTTCTTTGCGAAGCGGCAGCTGGTTACGCTGTTCTCCGCGCCGAATTATTGCGGGGAGTTCGACAATGCCGGAGGGATGATGAGCGTTGATGAGACTCTAATGTGCAGTTTTCAG ATATTGAAACCGTCAGAGAAGAAAGCTAAATACCAGTACTTAAGTTTGAATACGGGTCAAGCGACGAGACCATCGACACCACAAAGGAATCCAGCCAAAAAGAAATGA
- the Mf gene encoding myofilin isoform X1 yields MDARFRSNLDMIGRNEPITRKAKFWQSYVRALKGTDDIRAPEHTHRPRSIFRSDYPELHSTSWPFGKSIFENPLHAADRINVPGYRYLPVHREIYGYSPRQIYPHQYKPVERFTPAKPFDPEQAWADHLNRLADIDRMYPSKSPLLARHISPPLSTKRLFDIHGNLITDYDYLPSLFPSLLRKKPLFDLLEPSPMAPVSAFTRDPWWYPSYAPYIPSYAARSTPFYLRDSYLSPIKRSYLWSRHPIRPFGSLYYYYSQPVPRFHFTSPWYNKRTTY; encoded by the exons ATGGACGCGCGCTTCAGAAGCAATCTCGACATGATTGGGCGTAACGAGCCCATCACAAGGAAGGCCAAATTCTGGCAAAGTTATGTACGAGCCTTAAAAG GCACTGATGACATAAGAGCCCCTGAACACACGCACAGACCCCGCAGCATTTTCCGCTCGGATTATCCTGAGCTGCATTCCACCTCGTGGCCATTCGGAAAATCTATCTTTGAAAACCCCCTTCACGCGGCTGATCGCATCAACGTTCCTGGATACAG GTACCTGCCCGTCCACCGTGAGATCTACGGTTACTCACCGAGGCAGATCTACCCGCATCAATACAAACCTGTAGAACGCTTCACCCCCG CGAAACCGTTCGACCCTGAACAAGCTTGGGCCGATCATCTGAATCGCTTGGCAGACATCGACAGAATGTATCCAAGCAAATCGCCTTTGCTGGCCCGGCACATAAGCCCACCGCTCAGTACGAAACGATTGTTCGATATTCACG GTAATCTGATTACCGATTACGATTACTTGCCATCGTTGTTCCCCTCGTTACTTCGTAAGAAGCCACTGTTCGACCTTCTCGAGCCATCACCAATGGCGCCGGTCAGTGCTTTCACCAGGGACCCGTGGTGGTACCCCAGCTACGCTCCCTATATACCGAGTTACGCTGCGAGAAGCACCCCGTTCTATCTGAGGGACAGTTACCTTAGCCCTATTAAACGTAGCTACCTGTGGAGCCGACATCCAATCAGGCCTTTCG GATCGTTATACTACTATTATTCGCAGCCGGTTCCACGATTTCACTTTACAAGCCCGTGGTACAATAAACGTACCACATATTAA